A genomic region of Pseudorca crassidens isolate mPseCra1 chromosome 10, mPseCra1.hap1, whole genome shotgun sequence contains the following coding sequences:
- the TSPO2 gene encoding translocator protein 2, translated as MWPQGAAFVALPLLGPTLVWLLTHHWMSGWCDSLRKLPWCPSHRVLLLVWTAIYSITGYASYLVWKDLGGGFGRPLALPLGLYAVQLAISWTVLILLFTAHTPGLALLHLLLLFGLVVSMALIWHPINKLASLLLLPYLAWLTVVSSITYRLWRDSLCPEHQPQPTWEKSD; from the exons ATGTGGCCTCAAGGGGCCGCCTTTGTGGCCCTGCCCCTCCTGGGGCCCACCCTGGTCTGGCTGCTCACCCATCATTGGATGTCTGGTTGGTGTGACAGCCTGAGAAAGCTGCCCTGGTGCCCATCCCACAGAGTCTTGTTGCTGGTGTGGACAGCCATCTACTCTATCACGGG ATATGCCTCCTACCTTGTGTGGAAGGACCTGGGAGGGGGCTTTGGGCgacccctggccctgcccctcgGCCTCTATGCTGTGCAGCTTGCCATCAGCTGGACTGTCCTGATTCTCTTGTTCACAGCCCACACCCCCGGTCTG gccCTGCTGCACCTGCTGCTGCTCTTCGGGCTGGTGGTGAGCATGGCACTGATCTGGCACCCCATCAACAAGCTGGCTTCCCTGCTCCTGCTGCCCTACCTGGCCTGGCTCACCGTGGTTTCTTCCATCACCTATCGCCTGTGGAGGGACAGCCTTTGTCCAGAACACCAGCCCCAGCCCACATGGGAGAAGAGTGACTGa
- the UNC5CL gene encoding UNC5C-like protein, which translates to MCSYEGSFQLAQFLLLVGVPVASAVLLAQCLQWRCPRRLLGACWKLESQEEPASHPTPLPESESSGEAPPASLQEMAAFYQELHTPTQGQTVIRQLMHKLLVFSAREVDHRGGCLMLQDTGISLLIPPGAVSVGRQERVALILVWDLSDAPSLSRAQGLVSPVVACGPHGASFLKPCTLTFKHCAQQPSQACTYSSNTTLLDAKAWKPLGRPGDHISRDECRIHLSHFSLYTCVLEAAVHREARKWLQLAVFCSPLAAGQSHLQLRVYFLNNTPCALRWAVTNEQPHGGRLRGPCQLFDFTGARGDQYLKLKYISEGWENVDDSSCQLVPHLHIWHGKCPFRSFCFRRKAANENKDCSALTNEIIVTMHTFQDGLETKYMEILRFQASEEESWTAPPAVTQPPPCNRLPPELFERLQMLLEPNSITGNDWRRLASHLGLCGMKIRFLSCQRSPAAAILELFEEQNGSLQELHYLMTTMERLDCASVIQNYLKGTQSGSPPRVCWVAQENQGLELDEKL; encoded by the exons ATGTGCTCCTATGAGGGTTCCTTCCAACTCGCCCAGTTCCTACTGCTGGTGGGGGTTCCAGTGGCAAGTGCTGTCCTTCTGGCCCAGTGCCTTCAATGGCGCTGCCCCCGCCGGCTGCTGGGCGCCTGCTGGAAGCTGGAAAGCCAAGAGGAGCCAGCGTCCCATCCCACTCCCCTACCTGAAAGTGAGTCCTCCGGGGAGGCACCCCCGGCCTCGCTGCAGGAGATGGCCGCCTTCTACCAGGAACTGCACACACCCACCCAAGGCCAGACTGTCATCCGACAGCTGATGCACAAGCTGTTGGTGTTTTCGGCTCGAGAGGTGGACCACCGCGGTGGCTGCCTGATGCTCCAGGATACGGGCATTTCCCTGCTCATCCCGCCAG gtgctGTGTCTGTGGGCCGCCAGGAGCGGGTGGCACTGATCCTGGTGTGGGATCTGTCAGACGCCCCGTCGCTGTCCCGAGCCCAGGGGCTGGTGAGCCCCGTGGTGGCGTGTGGTCCCCATGGGGCCTCCTTCCTGAAGCCCTGCACCCTCACCTTCAAGCACTGTGCCCAGCAGCCCAGTCAGGCCTGTACCTACAGCAGCAACACGACCCTGCTGGATGCCAAGGCCTGGAAGCCGCTGGGGCGGCCGGGAGACCACATCTCCCGGGATGAATGTCGCATCCACCTCTCCCACTTCAG CCTCTACACCTGTGTGCTGGAGGCAGCTGTGCACCGGGAAGCCCGGAAATGGCTGCAGCTGGCCGTGTTCTGCTCGCCGCTGGCCGCCGGGCAGTCTCACCTGCAGCTGCGCGTCTACTTCCTCAACAACACGCCCTGTGCCCTGCGGTGGGCTGTGACCAATGAGCAGCCGCACGGCGGGCGCCTGCGTGGGCCCTGCCAGCTCTTCGACTTCACCGGGGCCCGAGGGGACCAGTACCTGAAACTCAAATACATCTCCGAGG gttgGGAGAACGTGGACGACAGCAGTTGCCAGCTGGTTCCCCATCTGCACATCTGGCATGGAAAGTGCCCCTTCCGCTCCTTCTGCTTCCGGAGAAAAGCAG CCAATGAGAACAAGGACTGCTCAGCACTGACCAATGAGATCATTGTCACCATGCACACCTTCCAGGAT GGCTTGGAGACCAAGTACATGGAAATCCTCAGATTCCAGGCATCGGAGGAAGAATCCTGGACAGCGCCACCAGCTGTGACCCAGCCACCCCCATGCAACAG GCTGCCCCCAGAGCTCTTCGAGCGGCTGCAGATGTTGTTGGAGCCAAACAGCATCACTGGCAATGACTGGCGACGACTGGCCTCCCACCTGGGGCTCTGTGGTATGAAAATCCG GTTCCTGTCCTGCCAGCGCAGCCCCGCGGCAGCCATCCTGGAGCTGTTTGAGGAGCAGAACGGCAGCCTACAGGAGCTGCACTACCTCATGACCACCATGGAGCGGCTGGACTGCGCCTCCGTCATCCAGAACTACCTGAAGGGGACGCAGAGCGGCAGCCCACCCCGGGTCTGCTGGGTCGCCCAGGAGAACCAGGGCCTGGAGCTGGATGAGAAGCTCTGA